From Arthrobacter sp. FW306-2-2C-D06B, a single genomic window includes:
- a CDS encoding RNA polymerase sigma factor — protein sequence MRPPSNAPDRERTFRLLYELVYPELMRFVQRRAHPDQAEDVVADAFLVVWRRLDELPSSRGDARAWIFGITRNILLNTHRGERRRLALGVRLADAAALASLDDDADPIVNRVDLASAWHALSEVHQEALGLVVFEDLKAPEAAAVLGISPVAFRLRVSRARRALRLLLEHLPRQSRTPAASFERTTTP from the coding sequence ATGAGGCCCCCTTCCAATGCTCCCGACCGGGAGCGCACCTTCAGATTGCTGTATGAACTGGTCTACCCAGAACTCATGAGATTTGTTCAACGCCGCGCCCACCCTGACCAGGCCGAAGACGTTGTCGCCGACGCATTCCTTGTCGTGTGGCGCCGCCTCGATGAGTTGCCAAGCAGCCGTGGTGACGCGAGGGCATGGATCTTCGGCATTACGCGAAACATCCTGCTGAACACTCACCGGGGCGAACGGCGTCGTTTAGCCCTTGGCGTTCGTCTCGCGGACGCCGCAGCTCTGGCCTCCCTCGACGACGACGCCGACCCGATCGTGAATCGCGTGGACCTGGCCAGCGCGTGGCATGCGCTATCGGAGGTCCATCAGGAGGCCTTGGGTCTTGTTGTCTTTGAAGACCTCAAAGCACCGGAGGCGGCCGCAGTACTCGGCATCTCACCGGTCGCCTTCCGTCTGCGAGTGAGCCGTGCCCGCCGAGCCCTTCGCCTCCTCCTCGAACACCTACCCCGGCAGTCCCGCACACCTGCGGCTTCTTTCGAAAGGACAACCACGCCATGA